The sequence TGAAGCTCTTTTGCCACAAGCCCCCAATCTGTCTAGCAAAGGGAAACATTTGTGCCTCTCATTTTAGTAACTTCTTTTTATAGGGAGCTGATCCGTTACTCTACTTTTTTACACAAATTTTGACTTACATTTTTTTTGTGGCACATTCCGTAACGTATTTTAACGATCTGAACCATCACTCATatatcatccttgcaaaaaattagacTAACCTGAAAcaattaagacattcatttgtacCAAAAGAAACCTAAACTCTTATTTCAAGGGTCATATGGCTTCATATTTGGCTTCATTTGGAAGATAGTGAAATGCCTTCTGAACAAAAACTAGCAAATCATGGAAAATTTTGTAAGAACATCTCCAATGGGTTGGATCCTAAAAATCCCGCGTACTCAGAAAGTAATAACAAAAATGGTTAACCCAATAGCGGAttccacaacaaaaaaaaaaaaaaggcgaaAAAAGAACTAATGGCAGTCTCTATGCCATCGTACGAAATAAAATTCAGTGCGAGAATGCAAACATCTGCACAAATGTGCAGCCTGTTAATGTCAATTGCCAGGTCCCTTTAATCTCATAGTCCTGGTACAAATAAAGGGCTTCaatgaaataaaaagaattCAACAGAAGATTATACGGAACGTCGTTGACACAAGGTTACCGGCCTCCATTGCCGCCGGGGCAAAatatagaaagagagagaaatgagaccAAGTGAGAAACCGGAAACATACGCCTGTAGACTTGAAGCCAATAGCTACAGAGGTAGGTTCATTTAGCTGCAGACTTCTTTTTTCATCCTAAAATACAACAAACCTACCTCCCATATGGATGATAACGGCCACTACCTGCACCGCCATATCCCCCTCCTCTACTACCGTAAAAGGAAGCTCCACTACCACCTCCGTAGCCACCTCCGTATCCACCTCCAAAACCTGCATCATAGCCACTCCCatagccaccaccaccaccagctGCCCCGCCAGCACCTCCATATCCCCCATAACTCTCACCAGCTCCACCATAACCACCTCCCATATCATAACCCCTGCTATAGGCTCCTCCATAACGGCTTGAATATCCTATGGAAGATTCTCCCCTATAAGCCCCTATACCGccgccaccaccgccaccaTATACTCCATATCCGCCAAATTCACTGCCACCATATCCTCCATAAGCACTGCCTCTACCACCATAGGCATCAGCTGACCTATAGCCACCAGCACCACCATAACTGCCACCTCCAAATCCACCATAGCTTTCTCCATACCCACCACCATATGCAGGTCTAGAATCATTATAACGTTTTGATGGTGGTGCAGGTTGGTTTGGCTTCTTTGGTTCTGCCTTTTTTATCTCCACCTACAAGAATTAACAGATGAATCTAAATTATCAAGCTTCTTGAATGATCATAGATGCATTTAGTACATTACATGGCCAAACCGTCTGAGTACATGTAAACTATTTTCTTGTACATAAGTGAATTCTATCACAGTTTTGTTTGGTCAAGCGTATTGTATCATGTTCTCCTTATTCGTCACTTCAAAAGTGAATAAGTGAATCTACAGGTACTACTAAACCAAGCAACAATTTAGTGTAACAATTTAGTGCAACCCATTACAAAACCATTCTTCGACATTGATCAGCGAAAGCAGAAAATTCAAAAGAGGGAGCAAACACTCAATTGATAACATGAGACGACACATCTAATAAACACAAAATCTTGAAAAACAGGATACTGAGTTGGCCATTCATGTATGTCACTAGTACTAGAATATGATTATTAATGAGGATTGCAGAACATCAATGCAAAATTCGGCACACCATAATCCTAAACTACAACCAATGTAACAGATAATGCATATGATAACTATTTAGGAATTCGCTCCATGTGGCATAATCATAAAGCATATAAGGGCATGGACAAATGTTTTTTCAGTAGACAACTCACCTGAGCTCCAGCAAACTCAAGCTTGTTCCCTTTGTCCAAGAGTTCATCCACTGCTTGCTCTGTGTCGAAGGTAACAAATCCAAATCCACGTGAGCGCCCGGTGGAGTGGTCCCGCATAATCTGGTGTTCCTTGACCTCTCCGTACTGTGAAAAGAAGTCGCTAAACTCCTCTGCCGATTTACAAAGAACGTGTAAGTACCTCATTAACCATACTCAAAGAAGAACTAGaaactgaaaaagaaaaaagaaccaACAAGAAAGAGCACCTTCATTTACGGTTGTTGGAATTCCACCCACAAAAATCTTCTTAGTCTTGAAATCCTTAGAAACCATTGCTCCCCGGGGTATTGTTCGCTTGATTTCGACCtacaaattattaaaaaatattcatAAGCAAGCTCCTTTTTTACAAACAAAAGAAGTATACAGCTCAAAAATACCTACTTGTCTGTCATTGATAACATGAACATCCTCAATGACTTTATCAACCACAGAGGGGTCTGCATACGTCACAAACCCGAAACCACGGGGTTGCCCCATCTTCCGGTCCTTCATTATCACCGAATCTATAATCTCACCGTACGCACCAAAATGCTTAATAAATTCCGCTGCATTACCAGAACAGGTTCCCAATCagaaaccctaaaaactacaaaatcaCAGTAATTAATCAACTAAGCAGAAACGAGAATTCAAATTCCTACCTGTAGTAGTCCTTCTTGCCAAACCCCCTATAAAGATTTTCCTACGGAATTAGAGAAAGATAGCTATGCTGAGATTTCGATTTTTTCTGGATTTTCTCTAAATTTTCTCGGGAACCAAACGGCGGGCGTGAAAGtaaaagagaagagagattacCCGGAACTGGCGCCGTCGCCAGTGTGAGGCTGGGACCTGCTGTAGTCGTCATCCTCCGCCGCCTCGTGTCGGTGGTCTGGCCCGTTTATGTCGTGAGCTTCGCCGTCGAGGTTGGGGTCGTTGGTATGCGAATCCATGAGGGTTTCGAATTCTGAGAGGAGGAAGTACAGAGAGCGAAGAGGAAGACCTAGAATCGGACTTGATTGTTTGCTCTCCCATTTCGTTgccttatttttatataaaaataataaaataaaataaatagtaatatttaACTGTGATCACATAAACAACATAAGAGCACGAGAAGAACACTGAGAAGACAGACAATCTAAATCCCatcgacacaaaaaaaataggcGACGACCCATAAAGTAAGAGGAAAGGAAATGTTAGCTGCTGAGGATCTTAAACCCTCTCAAGTCTCATgaattaaatatatatgtatttttattttcctatgtaagaaataaataaatcccCGATCAATTGCGTACAATATTTCTAAAGAAGCTAATATCAAAAGTACTAGTTAATTTGGACATAAGTATGACACTCTAACGTAAATTACTGTGCAAGTATTATAAaatagggtttttatcacaaataattTTTGAAATAGATTTCACTCCTCACTTTAGtcttttaaattgaaaattgatcaatgtcGTCTCTGAAATTTAGTATCACAAATCAATGTCGTCCCATTCCGTTTATTTTTCTGTTACTTTGATGACGTGTAAGACCTATGTGGTGCCACATGGACTAAACTTTtttaaaaagagagaagatttaaaatcattaacagaactccaaaaaaaaaaaaaccacccacCCAACTCCTTCAAAAGTTCATAACACCGACATAAAAGAAAGCTTCTTCAAATCAAGAAGAGACTCAcattttttgggttttagaAACATAGATGAAAAAACTAACCCAGCTACCTGCTTAGCTACCTCCCTCATCTCCAACTGTCACCTCCATACCctctttcaaatttaatttcatGTTCATCTCCCTCTCTTTCCTATGAATCCCTAATACGTGTTTTGATTTCATTTTTAGGATTTCGTTTTTCGCAAATCGATTTTGATCTTTACTTGATGGCATTTTTAATCCAATGCCGATATTCACTAGGctagtatattaattttttttcgtaTGATGAAAATGTGAAGGACCATCACATAATGGGTCAGCTATCATATTTTGATGCCAAACTCGCTATCTAATATCAaatgtttgttaatttttagttttctagtttttcaaatatttttaaagGGCAAAGTTGATATTTCCATGTGAGGCCCAATTTCAACTTTACGTTGATCCCAAGCTCCAACAGAAAAGCCCAATTTTCCAGGAAACCTGCGAAGGAGGCGGGAAAAAAAAACGGCCCAAACTCGAAACGCATCGTTTCGTGTCATTCGACGATCCATTTTCTCGTCTTCCCTATATATTCTTCCAATAAAACCCTAGCTCCCAAGCTCCTCCATTTCACTAGCAGCCGctccccaaaaaccctaggcGGACAACGATGACGACGAGGTTCAAGAAGAACCGCAAGAAGCGGGGCCACGTCAGCGCCGGTCACGGGCGTATCGGCAAGCACCGCAAGCATCCCGGCGGTCGCGGTAACGCCGGAGGCATGCACCACCACCGGATCCTCTTCGACAAGTACCATCCAGGGTATTTCGGCAAGGTCGGTATGAGGTACTTCCACAGGCTGCGCAACAAGTTCCATTGCCCGATCGTCAACCTCGACAAGCTGTGGTCGCTTGTACCCCAGGACGTGAAGGACAAGGCCGCCGCCGCCAAGGGAGGAAGCGAGGCGCCGTTGCTCGACGTCACTCAGTTCGGCTACTTCAAGGTGTTGGGGAAGGGCGTGTTGCCGTCTCAGCCGTTGGTGGTGAAGGCCAAGCTGATCTCAAAGACCGCCGAGAAGAAAATCAAGGAGGCCGGTGGCGCCGTCGTGCTCACCGCTTAGGTTTTTTCAACCGATTTGTCATTTCTTGTCGTATTTTCGGAGTTTTTTCGCTATCTTATATAATGTGCTACTTTACTATTGAGATATGGTATTAGATTTTATTGCTTACTGTTCGATTGCCTTTGTTGTTTTGTGCAAACAGAGAATGAAATGGGTTTTGTTGACTCAATTTTTACTTGCAATTTGAATTTGTTTCGATTTTCGGAATGTTTGTTTGGGTGTGTGATTATGTGTTTGCATGTTGGAATTAGTTATGCAATGAAAGTGAAATGATTGATAGCTTAAGAACTCTGGGACATCTCGGCGATGTTTGAACACGGGCAATTAGCAGGCTGAACCTGCTCTGCTCAGCTAACTTTGGTAGGTCAATGACTCGCTTTGCATTTGGATTTTGAGTTTGctgggttttctggtttcccaATGTTTGGTTGTGTATTTGATTCCGTGTTTGCTTTTGGATAATTAGTTATACAAGTGAAATGAAATGATTGGTTGATTAAAGATAGAACATGGGACATATTGGCATTGTTGCCAATTCGCAAGCCAGACATGGTCCACTTAAGTAGCTTTTTACGTAGCTAGCCTATGATCGTCTTTAACCTTCGTCGCTAGCAGTTCTGAGTAGCATGTGCTTGCTGAAGATCAAGCAGTTAGCTAGCTACATGGTCGACTTAAGTAGCTTTCTAAGTAGCTAGCCTATGATTGTCTTTAACCTTCGTCGCTAGCAGTTCTGAGTAGCATGTGCTTGCTGAAGATCAAGCAGTTAGCTAGCTACATGGTCGACTTAAGTAGCTTTCTACGTAGCTAGCCTATGATCGTCTTTAACCTTCGTCGCCAGCAGTTCTGAGTAGCATGTGCTTGCTGAAGATCAAGCAATTAGCTAGCTACACGGTCGACTTAAGTAGCTTTCTACGTAGTGTTTCTGTATACCCACTGTCGTAGTTGATGTTTGTTTCGAAAGGATTGTTTAGGTGCTATATGGGTGTTGCGGTTCTTTTGCTTGAGCATTTATCTCGCTGATCTTGGTGCATCTTATGTAGTTGTACTTGTACGTGTTATTTAAAATGGGCTATGCCTGTGTTCTTCCCGGTCCCACCTTGAGCCGGTGTTGAGGCCACTTTTACTTGTACGTTATATACATTCTGCATATCTGTAAAATCGTTGGTACgagatgcttttataaaaaataggtataaaaaaagctgagctcaaaaaagtgtttgataaacacttaaaaacagtttattttcacagtttttggtgaaaaaaagctgaaaacgtgaagcagcaaaaatgagcttattcacagcaataccaaaccaactcGAATGTTTTGCTTTTCTAACGAATAACTGTTTTTGCTGCGTGTGGAAGATCGAATTAGTTTTGGGCATGAATGTTAAAAAAACTCCGTAAATGAATGATTCTGTGACCGCAGCGGCAGCATGTAATTCAATTCGTGTGTGCTCGTTTCATGAGACGTGAAATTAGTTTCGTGATTTACCAATGGTTGTCAAAGGCAGTAGTGCAATTGACGTTATACTCCGGTGCGTACTAGAAAAATCCGTTGATTTTGTTTTCTGAAACGTttgaagaaaaaggaggaaatGGGATAAAGGGAAGAGGCCAGTGTGAGAATTAAGGCTCTAGCCCGAACTACTGGACGTAATTTCATAGACTATAGCATATATTCTTTGTACTTTGCTTCCTAGGTCAAATCCTACATCTGCGTTTTAGAATATCGCTTgcatgccacttagtactatggtgtagtagtatttctcttcatttgtaagtgagaagtcttaggttcgattttcaccaaaagcgagtttgaacaacattattgccagccaattgtgaggctaaactcatCCCCTCctctttaaaaaaagaaaaaaaaaggaatatcgCTTGCATGAAAAATGCTCTAGGCCAAACTAAACCGGCGTGTTGGTAGGTAAAAGAAGTGCTAGCTGgcccaacaggatcctctctggatccttttggtgaggatcttgAGGATCCGTGAAtcatgttcgttcatcgtatatcttgtagtcagtttttatcaagtagtgtttatgtttatttttaaataaaaatatctaaaatgatttctgatctcatgatatacgatgaacgaacacaaTTTACGGATCTTCAGATCACCACAAAAGGGATCCGGCAAGGATCCGGACTGGTGGCTGGCATGTTAGTAGGTAAAAGAAGTGGTGGTTGGCCCAACAGGATActctccggatccttttggtgCTGATCTTGAGGATTCAtgaatcgtgttcgttcatcgtatatcttgcagtcagtttttgtcaagtagtgtttatgtttatttttaaataaaaatatctaAATGACCTCATGATATACCATGAACGGACACAATTTACGGATCACCGGATCACCACAAAagggatccggcgaggatccggACTTGTGGCTGGCCTGCTGCTCATGCTTCTTGCCAACACGGCCCAAATCCCTTTACGTATTTTATCTAATAAAGAAGCCCAAAAGCCCGATACCACCCCCAAGTCCTTAAGTCCAACCCGCCAACTCGGATCTCGTTGTCTCTGACTCACTCGCAGCTTTCAGCTCAGCTCTTCCTCTTCGTTCCCTACAAATGGACTCCGACTGATCGACTGAGACGCTCACACTTCCCCTAACAGAAACAACCGATCCCATCCGCCATCGGATTTCGAATCCACTCCGGAGAACAATGGCGGAGGGCGGTAGCGAGACCGCCACCGGAGCTAAACCTAAACGTAAACCAATCGTATGGCTGGGGATCTTCCTCATCTCCCACAGCTTCTTGTTCaggtaattaatttaatttatttctatttatTACATCCCGATACCAAATTATTAAGGCTGTCACCAGCTAATGCTGATAACGATGAATTGGCGGTCGTTTTTCTCTTTTGTCAGTGTCGTGTTCTCCGCCGCCGGGGTGGTGGCGCTCTTGCTGCTTCCGGTTCTCGCCAAGAACACTTATATTTCCGAGAATGCCCTCATGCCTGGTCAGTTATTCAATTTCTCTCTATTTTTCACTTCCGTTTGGGTTATTTGTCGAAAAATATTCGGCTATTAACATTGTTCTGTTGCCGCTGATGTGATTGCTTAATTCGCAGGCTCCGTGGCGTCTATGCTTTCGAATCAGGAGGTTGCAGAGGCGAATAGATTGGTAAACGATTTGATTCATTCGAATTCGAAGACTCTCGGTTCAGCAATGTATGTCCTTCGTTTAAATTTTCGGTGCACTGtattgtttatgttgattgtaGTCTGTAGGGTGTAGACATTGCTGTTTTAACCAAAATTTAAACCTTTTGCTTCGGGCTCCGGCACTGGAAAGTGGAAACTACTGTCTAATATTTAGGGGTTGATTTAAGTACAATGGTAGGTTGCTCGATTGGGCACATCACATCTTAAGTTTTCAACTTTGAAAATAGGTTAGTTGATCGTGTCAGATTTATCAAACTTTTACGGTATGTTTCAGAGGAAGTCAAAGAATCATTGCCCAGCATATGTCGAACTTGGGTGCTGAAGTTAGTTTTCACAAGTTCCATCCTCAGTTAAACCAGTTTCACCCGCTCCACTTCTTTTCTAGCCCTGATTCTGGAAGAGTTGAGCAGAACGTCAGTTGTGCATTGCACGGTGTCAATACTGTTGGAATTATTAGAGCACCGCGTGGTGATGGGAA is a genomic window of Malus domestica chromosome 09, GDT2T_hap1 containing:
- the LOC103442227 gene encoding uncharacterized protein isoform X1 — encoded protein: MDSHTNDPNLDGEAHDINGPDHRHEAAEDDDYSRSQPHTGDGASSGKIFIGGLARRTTTAEFIKHFGAYGEIIDSVIMKDRKMGQPRGFGFVTYADPSVVDKVIEDVHVINDRQVEIKRTIPRGAMVSKDFKTKKIFVGGIPTTVNEEEFSDFFSQYGEVKEHQIMRDHSTGRSRGFGFVTFDTEQAVDELLDKGNKLEFAGAQVEIKKAEPKKPNQPAPPSKRYNDSRPAYGGGYGESYGGFGGGSYGGAGGYRSADAYGGRGSAYGGYGGSEFGGYGVYGGGGGGGIGAYRGESSIGYSSRYGGAYSRGYDMGGGYGGAGESYGGYGGAGGAAGGGGGYGSGYDAGFGGGYGGGYGGGSGASFYGSRGGGYGGAGSGRYHPYGR
- the LOC103442227 gene encoding heterogeneous nuclear ribonucleoprotein 1 isoform X2, with the protein product MTTTAGPSLTLATAPVPAEFIKHFGAYGEIIDSVIMKDRKMGQPRGFGFVTYADPSVVDKVIEDVHVINDRQVEIKRTIPRGAMVSKDFKTKKIFVGGIPTTVNEEEFSDFFSQYGEVKEHQIMRDHSTGRSRGFGFVTFDTEQAVDELLDKGNKLEFAGAQVEIKKAEPKKPNQPAPPSKRYNDSRPAYGGGYGESYGGFGGGSYGGAGGYRSADAYGGRGSAYGGYGGSEFGGYGVYGGGGGGGIGAYRGESSIGYSSRYGGAYSRGYDMGGGYGGAGESYGGYGGAGGAAGGGGGYGSGYDAGFGGGYGGGYGGGSGASFYGSRGGGYGGAGSGRYHPYGR
- the LOC103411147 gene encoding large ribosomal subunit protein uL15x-like; the protein is MTTRFKKNRKKRGHVSAGHGRIGKHRKHPGGRGNAGGMHHHRILFDKYHPGYFGKVGMRYFHRLRNKFHCPIVNLDKLWSLVPQDVKDKAAAAKGGSEAPLLDVTQFGYFKVLGKGVLPSQPLVVKAKLISKTAEKKIKEAGGAVVLTA